A stretch of Spirosoma oryzicola DNA encodes these proteins:
- a CDS encoding alpha-L-fucosidase, protein MKRTLLRVAFGLLLSLPTLAQQHSEQNHDKYVWPKDEQVKQKLNNWQDIKFGLLMHWGTYSQWGVVESWSLCPEDEGWCERKGPYSANWYDYKKAYENLQTTFNPTKFNPERWANAAKQAGMKYMIFTTKHHDGFCMFDTKQTDYKITDKKSPFSSNPRSNVTKEVLGAFRQQGFMVGTYFSKPDWHTEHYWWPYFPPKDRNVSYDPKKYPENWKKFSDFTYNQIEELMTGYGKVDILWLDGGWVRPASTIDSTVSWQRTIPYSQDINMARIAGMARQHQPGLLVVDRTVSGEFENYVTPEQQIPDHYMPIPWETCMTMGASWSYIPKENFKSARKLIQTLVDVVAKNGNLLLNVAPGPDGEWHEEAYQRLQEIGKWITVNGESVYGTKPLAPYRQGQWAFTANGPSSYASYFAGESEKQLPATVSLPMPNASPKAKVTVLGSSQSLKTVKTKDGLTITVPDKLRQQLPNQPVWVFKITS, encoded by the coding sequence ATGAAACGTACACTTTTACGCGTCGCGTTCGGCCTTTTATTGAGTCTCCCGACCCTCGCGCAGCAACATTCCGAGCAGAATCACGACAAGTACGTCTGGCCTAAAGACGAACAGGTCAAGCAGAAACTAAACAACTGGCAGGATATTAAATTTGGTCTGCTTATGCACTGGGGTACGTATAGCCAGTGGGGCGTTGTTGAATCCTGGTCGCTCTGCCCCGAAGACGAAGGCTGGTGCGAACGTAAAGGCCCGTACTCAGCCAACTGGTACGACTATAAAAAAGCCTACGAAAACCTGCAGACGACGTTTAACCCGACTAAGTTCAACCCCGAACGTTGGGCGAATGCGGCCAAACAGGCGGGCATGAAATACATGATCTTCACGACTAAGCACCACGACGGCTTTTGCATGTTCGACACCAAGCAGACCGACTACAAAATCACTGACAAGAAATCGCCTTTTTCGTCGAACCCGCGCAGCAACGTAACAAAGGAAGTGCTGGGCGCTTTTCGGCAGCAGGGGTTCATGGTAGGTACCTATTTTTCCAAACCCGACTGGCATACCGAACATTACTGGTGGCCTTATTTCCCGCCTAAAGATCGCAATGTCAGCTACGATCCAAAGAAATACCCGGAGAACTGGAAGAAATTCAGCGACTTCACGTATAACCAGATCGAGGAACTGATGACCGGCTACGGCAAAGTAGACATCCTGTGGCTCGACGGCGGCTGGGTTCGTCCCGCCAGTACGATTGACTCGACTGTTAGCTGGCAACGAACCATTCCCTACAGTCAGGACATCAACATGGCCCGCATCGCGGGTATGGCTCGGCAGCATCAGCCGGGCTTACTCGTCGTTGACCGTACGGTGTCGGGCGAATTTGAAAACTATGTTACCCCCGAACAGCAAATTCCCGATCACTACATGCCGATTCCCTGGGAAACGTGCATGACCATGGGGGCCAGTTGGTCGTATATTCCCAAAGAAAATTTCAAGTCGGCCCGTAAGCTTATTCAGACGCTGGTCGATGTGGTAGCCAAAAATGGTAACCTACTACTCAACGTAGCCCCCGGCCCCGATGGCGAGTGGCACGAAGAAGCCTATCAGCGGTTGCAGGAAATCGGCAAATGGATCACCGTTAACGGCGAGTCAGTCTACGGTACCAAACCGTTGGCCCCGTATCGGCAAGGCCAGTGGGCTTTCACCGCAAACGGACCGAGCAGCTACGCATCCTACTTCGCGGGCGAATCGGAAAAACAGCTTCCGGCCACCGTATCTCTGCCGATGCCTAACGCATCACCGAAGGCAAAGGTTACTGTTTTGGGTTCATCGCAATCACTCAAAACAGTCAAGACAAAAGATGGATTGACCATCACCGTTCCGGATAAATTACGGCAGCAGCTACCCAACCAGCCGGTTTGGGTGTTTAA
- a CDS encoding SusC/RagA family TonB-linked outer membrane protein gives MKSPLRFLTPLPRLVPLAFLISLLSALPALAQTITGRVTSAEDQQPLPGVSILVQGSTVGTTSREDGTYSLNVSNPTSATLTFSFIGYDNQRVAIGNRSVVNIALKAGTANLNEVVVTALGIKKDVRQTGVAIQTVDGNQLLKAREPNPINSLTGKVAGLTIGSSAELLGRPNISLRGNTDVLFVVDGIPITSDTWNISADDIDTYTVLKGASASALYGFRGKNGAILITTKRGTKDKRGFSVEVNTSQMFDQGFLAIPKVQDEYGPGDHGVYDFGDGKGNGLNDGDYDIWGPTLNGQQIPQYDSPVIPGQSFTTKFPNGATFTSDRQPTPFLPRGKDNLRRFIQTGILSNNNISVGAQGEKYDMRFSTSYNYQRGLVPNTKLNVVNFNLTGGYNFSPKLRFDASMNYNRQFTPNFPDVNYGPNSLIYNVVAWGGADWNIDDMKQIWQPGKEGSQQIYAEYQRYNNPWFLAKYWLRGHYNNNLYGYTSLKYQIANNLQLTAKTQLTTYNLLRTEKLPYSATTYGREEGRGDYREDRRNLFDNINQVLLQYNKTVSRDLTVNALAGGEARILNYNSDYASTNYLNVPGVYNFANSSNPVIANNFTADMRVLSAYYSVDFTFRDYVTLTTTNRLDKLSTLPKQNNTYFYPSVALSTVVSDYVKLPASLGISFLKVRASYANVKDALTAPTIGSTPGASFLIGYGDNYLSSYGGPTYQNSAVYSLPLSYNNKPSAYYTNTLNNPNLIPNSTSQTEVGLDIRFLNNRLALDAAYYVSNDGPRIFVLPSSEATGYNGRLVNGIMTQKKGGEISLTGKAIRSTNGFNWDVVANYSTFTERLKEVYPDGGINTLSSSYFVGSSSGNRFINVGDRTDGFYAGAFVRTPDGQYINDAGGRPIANPTAQFLGYVNPKFVWGINNRFSYKNLTFSFQFDGRVGGVIGDYVRQKTFQGGRNIETVQGALGTARVNDVQGVKSYVGSGVVLASGSLNYDVNGNVLNYGELKYGPNTTATFAQDYVARLYGQAESFLMDRSFVKLREVIIGYTLPTKALSRFGVRQASVSLVGRNLLYFAQYKDIDLDQFLTGGISSLQTPTTRRYGINLNLTF, from the coding sequence ATGAAGTCTCCTCTACGATTTTTGACGCCACTGCCACGCCTGGTGCCGTTGGCGTTTTTGATTAGTCTGCTATCCGCTTTACCAGCGTTGGCACAAACCATTACCGGTCGCGTGACTTCCGCCGAAGATCAGCAGCCGTTGCCGGGCGTTTCCATTCTGGTACAGGGTAGTACCGTCGGCACGACATCCCGCGAAGACGGTACGTACAGCCTGAACGTGAGCAATCCTACGAGTGCCACGCTGACGTTTTCGTTTATCGGCTACGACAATCAGCGCGTGGCTATCGGCAATCGATCGGTCGTCAACATCGCGCTGAAAGCCGGTACCGCCAACCTTAACGAAGTTGTTGTAACGGCGCTTGGCATCAAGAAAGATGTTCGGCAGACGGGCGTCGCCATTCAGACGGTCGATGGTAACCAGCTACTCAAAGCGCGTGAGCCAAACCCAATCAACTCGCTGACGGGCAAAGTAGCTGGTCTGACCATTGGTAGTTCGGCTGAACTGCTGGGGCGTCCCAATATTTCATTGCGCGGCAACACCGACGTTCTGTTCGTTGTCGATGGTATCCCCATCACGTCGGATACCTGGAACATCAGCGCCGACGATATTGACACGTATACGGTCCTGAAAGGGGCATCGGCGTCGGCGCTGTACGGCTTCCGGGGTAAAAACGGGGCCATCCTGATTACGACCAAGCGCGGTACGAAAGACAAGCGCGGTTTCTCGGTCGAAGTCAACACAAGTCAGATGTTCGATCAGGGCTTCCTCGCCATACCGAAAGTGCAGGATGAATACGGTCCCGGCGACCACGGCGTGTATGACTTCGGGGATGGCAAAGGAAACGGGCTCAACGATGGTGACTACGATATCTGGGGACCAACCCTGAACGGCCAACAGATTCCGCAATATGACAGTCCTGTGATTCCGGGGCAGTCGTTCACGACGAAATTCCCCAACGGAGCTACGTTTACCAGCGACCGGCAGCCAACGCCGTTCCTGCCCCGTGGTAAAGACAACCTGCGCCGGTTTATCCAGACCGGTATTCTGTCGAACAACAACATTTCCGTTGGGGCACAGGGCGAAAAATATGACATGCGTTTTTCAACCTCGTATAACTACCAGCGCGGTCTGGTACCGAATACGAAGCTGAACGTCGTCAACTTCAACCTGACGGGTGGATACAATTTTTCGCCAAAGTTGCGGTTTGATGCTAGCATGAACTACAATCGTCAGTTTACACCCAACTTCCCCGATGTAAACTACGGTCCGAACTCGCTGATTTATAACGTAGTTGCCTGGGGTGGTGCCGACTGGAATATCGACGATATGAAGCAGATCTGGCAGCCGGGTAAAGAAGGTTCGCAACAGATCTATGCAGAATATCAGCGCTACAATAACCCTTGGTTCTTGGCGAAATACTGGCTGCGTGGGCATTACAACAACAACCTGTACGGCTATACCTCGCTGAAATACCAGATTGCCAACAACCTGCAACTGACGGCCAAAACGCAGCTGACGACATACAACCTGCTGCGGACGGAAAAACTACCCTATTCGGCAACGACCTATGGTCGGGAGGAAGGACGGGGCGACTACCGCGAAGACCGCCGGAACCTGTTCGACAACATTAATCAGGTACTGCTGCAATACAACAAGACGGTATCGCGCGATCTGACGGTCAATGCATTGGCTGGTGGCGAAGCCCGTATTCTGAATTACAACTCCGACTACGCAAGCACCAATTACCTCAACGTACCGGGCGTGTATAACTTCGCCAACTCATCGAATCCGGTGATTGCCAACAACTTCACAGCCGACATGCGCGTACTGTCGGCCTACTACTCAGTTGACTTTACCTTCCGCGATTATGTAACGCTGACAACGACCAACCGTCTTGATAAACTCTCAACCCTGCCGAAGCAAAATAATACTTACTTCTATCCGTCGGTTGCGCTAAGTACGGTGGTGTCGGACTATGTGAAACTGCCAGCCAGCTTGGGTATTTCGTTCTTGAAAGTACGGGCCAGTTACGCCAACGTAAAAGACGCGTTAACGGCCCCCACTATTGGGTCTACACCGGGGGCGTCGTTCCTCATCGGCTACGGCGATAACTATTTGTCATCATATGGCGGACCGACCTACCAGAACTCAGCGGTATACTCATTACCACTATCGTATAACAATAAACCTAGTGCGTATTATACCAACACGTTGAACAACCCGAATCTGATACCCAACTCGACTTCCCAAACGGAGGTTGGGCTGGACATCCGGTTCCTGAACAACCGGCTTGCGCTGGACGCTGCTTACTACGTCAGCAACGACGGGCCCCGGATCTTCGTACTACCTTCATCGGAAGCAACGGGCTATAACGGTCGGTTGGTCAATGGAATCATGACGCAGAAGAAAGGTGGCGAAATCTCGCTGACGGGTAAGGCCATTCGCTCGACCAACGGCTTCAACTGGGACGTGGTTGCCAACTACTCGACTTTCACCGAACGCCTGAAAGAAGTATATCCTGACGGTGGTATCAACACGCTGTCATCCAGTTACTTTGTTGGTAGTAGTAGTGGTAACCGCTTTATCAACGTTGGCGACCGTACGGATGGTTTCTACGCCGGGGCTTTCGTACGCACCCCTGACGGACAGTATATCAATGATGCGGGTGGCCGCCCCATCGCGAACCCAACGGCGCAGTTTCTGGGCTACGTGAATCCTAAGTTTGTCTGGGGAATCAACAACCGCTTCAGCTACAAAAACCTGACGTTCAGCTTCCAGTTCGACGGACGTGTAGGTGGCGTGATCGGCGACTATGTTCGGCAGAAAACCTTCCAGGGTGGTCGTAACATCGAAACGGTACAGGGCGCATTGGGTACCGCTCGGGTCAACGATGTACAGGGCGTGAAATCGTACGTGGGCAGTGGCGTCGTGCTGGCGAGTGGTTCGCTAAATTACGATGTCAACGGTAACGTGCTGAACTATGGTGAACTGAAATACGGTCCCAATACTACCGCGACGTTCGCACAGGACTATGTCGCACGGTTGTACGGTCAGGCTGAATCGTTCCTGATGGACCGAAGCTTCGTCAAGCTCCGCGAGGTCATCATCGGCTACACGCTGCCGACGAAAGCGCTTAGTCGCTTCGGTGTCCGGCAGGCAAGTGTATCGCTGGTCGGCCGTAACCTGCTTTACTTCGCGCAATACAAAGACATCGATCTCGATCAGTTCCTGACGGGCGGTATCTCCAGCCTGCAAACGCCGACCACCCGTCGGTACGGTATCAACCTGAATCTGACATTCTAA
- a CDS encoding glycoside hydrolase N-terminal domain-containing protein produces the protein MGAMVFGKVDEEFHQLNESTLWSDGPINPNPKAKNYLLQAREALLEENYALAPTLTNKSQDRYSELYESLRDLLIRQSFGGKPTNYNRDLNI, from the coding sequence CTGGGAGCCATGGTATTCGGCAAGGTAGACGAAGAATTCCATCAACTCAACGAAAGCACGCTCTGGTCGGACGGCCCGATTAACCCGAATCCAAAGGCAAAAAACTACCTGCTTCAGGCGCGCGAAGCCTTATTAGAGGAAAACTATGCGTTAGCGCCAACGCTCACCAATAAGAGTCAGGACCGCTATTCGGAATTGTATGAATCCCTGAGGGATCTGCTCATTCGGCAGTCGTTCGGTGGCAAGCCCACGAATTATAACCGCGATTTAAACATCTGA